One Myxococcus stipitatus DNA segment encodes these proteins:
- a CDS encoding DUF3419 family protein, with translation MSSTPFRLKFAVVREDPELEQVLIERTRARALLTVASGGCTLLTLARRHPDLDLVGFDFNPRQLDHVRAKASGLGAHPLARYNVDDPAPQGLNQGGEFEGLFRTLRHFIEEFVAPASELARFFEPGTSSEQRMALRERWFASPYWPVAFSLAFADTFLHAMFGPAATQHAAPGSYPGYFQATFERGLRREDAARNPFLQHVLLGAYLPEDAPEYLRARMPPSFTLVHGSLPDVPDLGRFDVISLSNIFDWSDDTLVAQWASLLVRQARPGCAVLLRQLNNRRDLRRFFSPAFVFDDALGQRLQAMDRSLFYERIEVGFRRPGAP, from the coding sequence TTGAGTTCCACGCCATTCCGCCTGAAGTTCGCCGTCGTCCGTGAAGACCCGGAGCTGGAGCAGGTGCTCATCGAGCGCACCCGCGCGCGCGCCCTGCTGACGGTCGCCTCGGGCGGATGCACGCTGCTCACGCTCGCGCGGCGCCACCCCGACCTGGACCTGGTCGGCTTCGACTTCAACCCGAGACAGCTCGACCACGTGAGGGCCAAGGCCAGCGGGCTCGGCGCGCATCCCCTGGCGCGATACAACGTCGACGACCCGGCGCCCCAGGGCCTGAACCAGGGCGGGGAGTTCGAGGGCCTCTTCCGCACCCTGCGCCACTTCATCGAGGAGTTCGTCGCGCCCGCCTCGGAGCTCGCCCGGTTCTTCGAGCCCGGGACCTCGTCGGAACAGCGGATGGCCCTGCGCGAGCGGTGGTTCGCGTCGCCGTACTGGCCCGTGGCGTTCTCGCTCGCGTTCGCGGACACGTTCCTGCACGCCATGTTCGGCCCCGCCGCCACCCAGCACGCCGCGCCAGGCTCCTACCCGGGCTATTTCCAGGCCACGTTCGAGCGGGGCCTGCGCCGCGAGGACGCGGCTCGAAACCCCTTCCTGCAGCACGTCCTGCTGGGCGCCTATCTCCCGGAGGACGCCCCCGAATATCTGCGCGCCCGGATGCCCCCGTCGTTCACCCTGGTCCACGGCTCGCTGCCGGACGTCCCGGACCTGGGCCGCTTCGACGTCATCTCCCTGTCCAACATCTTCGACTGGTCCGACGACACGCTCGTCGCCCAATGGGCGTCGCTGCTGGTGCGACAGGCCCGCCCGGGCTGCGCGGTGCTGCTGCGGCAGCTCAACAACCGCCGTGATTTACGGCGCTTCTTCAGCCCCGCCTTCGTGTTCGACGACGCGCTGGGGCAGCGGTTGCAGGCGATGGACCGGAGCCTCTTCTACGAGCGCATCGAGGTCGGGTTCCGGCGGCCCGGCGCACCATGA
- a CDS encoding GNAT family N-acetyltransferase, which produces MSGVRYVVLRPESLGPYVSRLRQLEQGIEYPIADGADHFFIDHGPEYHPFFSSLGDAYFLLALRGDTLLGSVTGVARQVLRGTRVIDALYICDLKVAPSARGTGLARRLIVQGLTHLFRIPALRRTRFLYGAAMRGARGDVMRTARGWNPLRMGRPTSRQALFFVPPARLARLDATRAPTLPLGEVLRLGPSPSRPLEGAGWCSTRGSKDFQLRSTGQPWPLVHLAAPPERWPHGWARYVRDCGQELTARGGDVLACFGLDERLTPQLDWLRGEGLVPDATCTLYSLDLTLPSEPTAWVHLPSSEI; this is translated from the coding sequence ATGAGCGGCGTGCGTTACGTCGTCCTCCGGCCGGAGAGCCTCGGGCCCTACGTCTCGCGGCTGCGACAGCTGGAGCAGGGCATCGAGTACCCCATCGCGGATGGGGCCGACCACTTCTTCATCGACCACGGCCCCGAGTACCACCCGTTCTTCTCGTCCCTCGGCGACGCGTACTTCCTGCTCGCGCTGCGCGGCGACACGCTGCTGGGCTCCGTGACGGGTGTCGCGCGCCAGGTCCTCCGGGGCACCCGCGTCATCGACGCGCTCTACATCTGCGACCTGAAGGTGGCCCCCTCCGCGCGAGGCACGGGGCTGGCGCGCAGGCTCATCGTCCAGGGCCTGACGCACCTGTTCCGGATTCCCGCGCTGCGGCGCACCCGGTTCCTGTACGGCGCCGCCATGCGAGGCGCGCGCGGGGACGTGATGCGCACGGCCCGGGGCTGGAATCCCCTGCGGATGGGGAGACCCACGAGCCGACAGGCGCTCTTCTTCGTCCCGCCCGCGCGCCTCGCGCGCCTCGATGCGACACGCGCGCCCACGCTCCCGCTCGGGGAGGTCCTCCGGCTGGGCCCCTCGCCGTCGCGACCCCTGGAGGGCGCGGGCTGGTGCTCCACGCGCGGCAGCAAGGACTTCCAGTTGCGCTCCACCGGCCAGCCCTGGCCCCTGGTCCACCTGGCCGCGCCACCCGAGCGATGGCCCCACGGCTGGGCGCGCTATGTGCGCGACTGCGGCCAGGAGCTCACCGCCCGGGGCGGGGACGTGCTCGCCTGCTTCGGACTCGACGAACGGCTGACCCCGCAGCTCGACTGGTTGCGTGGCGAGGGCCTCGTTCCGGACGCCACCTGCACCCTCTATTCTCTCGACCTCACCCTTCCCTCGGAACCGACCGCATGGGTGCACCTTCCCTCGTCCGAAATCTGA
- a CDS encoding fatty acid desaturase family protein, with protein MIFVGLWCVATGLGLLLTREQTTLVTGLARGALYVVAAAALHGISLFTHEAVHGGLARRPWLNRLGGMLCAWPVLQNFAAYKVLHLRHHRDLGGGQDPDHYSNYTGRRWLELLMHWGRLLLGYPAYITLIPILGWKHGTASERRWVLLEVVAVVAGVGLAVAFVPWPLLLHGWLIPMVLINTLVNIRGMSQHTFLPEQDHPVRGSRSILSNPVTRFFMCNENYHLEHHLYPRVPWYSLPELHHALRADLVAQGAPFIPSYASFVLGVLSGRLQREARRGSTDG; from the coding sequence GTGATTTTCGTCGGGCTCTGGTGCGTGGCGACGGGGCTGGGGCTCCTCCTCACGCGGGAGCAGACCACGCTCGTCACGGGGCTGGCGCGGGGCGCGCTGTATGTCGTCGCGGCCGCCGCCCTGCATGGCATCAGCCTCTTCACGCACGAGGCGGTCCATGGCGGGCTCGCGCGGAGGCCGTGGCTCAATCGCCTGGGCGGCATGCTCTGCGCGTGGCCGGTGCTCCAGAACTTCGCGGCGTACAAGGTCTTGCACCTGCGTCACCACCGGGACCTGGGGGGAGGGCAGGATCCGGACCACTATTCCAACTACACGGGGCGGCGCTGGCTGGAGTTGCTGATGCACTGGGGGCGGCTGCTGCTCGGCTATCCCGCGTACATCACCCTGATTCCCATCCTCGGCTGGAAGCATGGCACCGCGTCCGAGCGGCGCTGGGTACTCCTGGAGGTGGTCGCGGTGGTCGCGGGCGTGGGGCTGGCGGTGGCCTTCGTTCCCTGGCCGCTGCTGCTGCATGGCTGGCTCATCCCCATGGTGCTCATCAACACCCTGGTGAACATCCGGGGCATGAGTCAGCACACCTTCCTCCCGGAGCAGGACCACCCGGTGCGAGGCTCGCGAAGCATCCTCTCCAACCCGGTGACGCGCTTCTTCATGTGCAACGAGAACTACCACCTGGAGCACCACCTCTATCCCCGGGTGCCCTGGTACAGCCTCCCCGAATTGCATCACGCGTTGCGCGCGGACCTCGTCGCCCAGGGTGCGCCCTTCATCCCGTCCTATGCGTCGTTCGTGCTGGGCGTCCTCTCCGGACGGCTTCAGCGGGAGGCGCGACGGGGCTCCACGGATGGTTGA
- a CDS encoding TenA family transcriptional regulator encodes MGAPSLVRNLSLRTHIAEQKARWDVLASNAYLRALRDGTFEREDFVETQVQFFAAVAHFPRPMAVLASRLPRPEQRLPLVENIFDEHGRGSLAHGHESTFRLLLERLGADVARADRGDFGPHVRTFNAALSGISAFEPPHVGLAVFGIIEDLFSGISLALGQGIVARGWLVAEQVVHYPTHATLDEEHADGFYRQLDVPHATDARMARDIEQGLELGGHLFLGLYDGLYQSRRARGA; translated from the coding sequence ATGGGTGCACCTTCCCTCGTCCGAAATCTGAGCCTGCGGACCCACATCGCCGAGCAGAAGGCGCGCTGGGACGTGCTCGCGTCCAACGCCTATCTGCGCGCGTTGCGCGACGGCACCTTCGAGCGCGAGGACTTCGTGGAGACGCAGGTCCAGTTCTTCGCGGCGGTGGCGCACTTCCCCCGGCCGATGGCGGTGCTCGCCAGCAGGCTCCCCCGCCCCGAGCAGCGCCTGCCCCTGGTCGAGAACATCTTCGACGAGCACGGGCGCGGCTCGCTCGCGCACGGGCACGAGAGCACGTTCCGCCTCTTGCTGGAGCGGCTCGGCGCCGACGTGGCCCGCGCGGACCGGGGAGACTTCGGTCCCCACGTGCGGACGTTCAACGCCGCGCTGTCCGGCATCAGCGCCTTCGAGCCGCCCCATGTCGGGCTGGCGGTGTTCGGCATCATCGAGGACCTGTTCAGCGGCATCTCCCTGGCGCTGGGCCAGGGCATCGTCGCGCGAGGCTGGCTCGTGGCCGAGCAGGTGGTCCACTACCCCACGCACGCGACGCTGGACGAGGAGCACGCCGACGGCTTCTACCGGCAGCTCGACGTCCCTCACGCCACCGACGCGAGGATGGCGCGCGACATCGAGCAGGGGCTCGAGCTGGGCGGTCACCTGTTCCTCGGCCTCTACGACGGCCTCTATCAGTCCCGGCGCGCGCGGGGCGCTTGA